One Skermanella sp. TT6 genomic window, TCGGTGCTGAACCTGCTGATCCGCCACGCCTCGACCGAGCTGCATCCGTTCCAGGTCACCTTCTTCCGCAACTTCTTCAGCCTGGCCTTCATGCTGCCCTGGCTGATGCGCGCGGGGTTGGGCGGCCTGCGCACCCGCAAGTGGGGCCTCTACTCGACGCGCGCCCTGACCGGGCTGGCCGCCATGCTGACCTGGTTCTACGCGATCAGCGTGATGCCCCTGGCGGAGGCGGTGGCGCTCAACTTCACCACGCCGCTGTTCGCCACCGTGGGCGCAGCGCTCTTCCTGGGCGAGGTGGTCCGGCTGCGGCGCTGGACCGCCACCGTCGTGGGGTTCCTCGGCGTCCTCGTGATCGTCAGGCCCGATGCGGATGCCATCGACCTGATGGCGGTGCTGGTGCTGGTGTCGGCCTGCTTCAGCGCGGCGTCGGCGCTCCAGGTCAAGGCGCTGGCGCGCACCGAGTCGACCACCGCCATGGTGACCTACATGGTGCTGTTCCTGACGCCGATGTCGCTGGTCCCGGCGCTGTTCGTCTGGTCCTGGCCGAGCTGGGGGATGCTGGTCTGGCTGGTCGCCATGGGCGGCGTCGCGACCCTGGGCCACCTGTCGCTGACCCGCGCCTTCCACATGGCCGACGCCTCCGCGATGATGCCGTTCGACTACACCAAGCTGCCCTTCGCGGCGCTGCTCGGCTACGTCATGTTCGGCGAGACCATGGACCTGTGGAGCTGGGTCGGCGCCGGGATCATCGCCGGCTCCACCATCTACATCGCCCAGCGGGAGGCGTCGCTGGCCCGCCGGGAGCGGACGGCCGCCGCGGCCTCGGCCAGCGTCCGGGACCCCGGGCGCTAGCCGGCGACCGGGCCGGGCGCCAGCCCCAGCAGCACCCGGACCAGCGACAGCGCGAGCGCCAGGATCACCAGCAGGGTCAGGATCCCGCGCATCGGCAGGTACCAGGCGGGCGCGTGGCCGGCCCGCACGGCGGCGCGGTCGCCGAGATACATGCCGGCGAAGGCCACGATGAAGGTGACCAGCGCCGGCACCGCCGTCAGGACGACGGCGACCCAGGCCACCAATGCCGGCACCACGCTCCAGCCCAGGCGGGCCCAGGTCATGGCGGGCGCCGGGTCGCCGGGGGACGGGGGATCGCCGCCCCGGTTCGCCAGCGCCAGGCCCCAGTGGACGGCGCCCAGGAACGACAGGATGGTCGCGGCATAGAGGACCTGGACCTGGAGCGCATGGACGTTCCAGGGCAGCGGCGCCAGCCAGACGGCGGCCGCTCCCAGGTAGAAGGGGATCAGCCCGGCGAAGCCGAGCGCGAGGGCGGGACGGGGAGTATCGGACAGCATGACCGGTGACAAGCTAGGGCGGCGGGCTGTTCCGTCCATCCCCCGCCCGGGTGCTGCATTCGCCCGCCCACTCTGCTAAAGAGCGGGCCGATCCAACAGAATGAAGGGAGGACGACCGATGAAGGTCAGGAATCATGCCGCCATCATCACCGGCGGCGGCTCGGGCATGGGGGCGGAGACGGCCCGGCGCCTCGCGGCGGAAGGGGCCAAGGTCGCCCTGTTCGACCTCAACGTCGATGCCGTCCAGGCGGTGGCCGACGAGATCGGCGGAATCGCGGTCCAATGCGACGTGTCCGACGCCGCCAGCACCGAGGCGGCCTTCGCCGCGGCGCGCGAGGCCCACGGCCCGGCCCGCATCGCGATCAGCTGCGCCGGCGTGGCGACGCCCGGCCGCATCGTCGGCCGCGAGGGGCCGCTCGACCTCGCCGCCTTCAAGCGGGTGGTGGACATCAACCTGGTCGGCACCTTCAACGTGATGCGGCTGGCCGCCTACGACATGAGCAAGCTCGACCCGCTGGAAACGTCGGAACGGGGCGTCATCATCAACACGGCCTCGGTCGCCGGGTTCGAGGGCCAGATCGGCCAGGCCGCCTACGGCTCGTCCAAGGGCGGCGTGATCGCGCTGGGCCTGCCGGCCGCGCGCGAGCTGGCGCGCTCCGGCATCCGGGTCATGACCATCGCGCCGGGCCTGATCGCCACGCCGATGCTGCTGACCATGCCGCAGGAGGTCCAGGACAGCCTCGCCGCCTCGGTGCCGTTCCCCAACCGCTTCGGCGACGCGGGCGAATACGCCGACCTGGCGCTGCACATCATCGGCAACGTCATGCTGAACGGCGACGTCATCCGCCTGGACGGCGCCCTGCGCCTCGCGCCGAAGTAAATCGGGCCTATCCCGCGGCGCGGGCCGCCTCGTAGGCCAGCAGGGCCTTCTTGCGGCACACGCCCCAGCGGTAATTGTGGACGACGCCCGACTTCAGGATCACCCGGTGGCACGGGATGATCAGGCTGATCGGGTTGCGTCCCACGGCGGCCCCGACGGCGCGCGGCGCCTCCGGCCGGCCGACCGCGCGGGCCAGGTCCTGGTAGCTGACGAACCGGCCGACGGGAATGCGCAGCAGCGCCTCCCAGACCTTGATCTGGAAATTGGTGCCGCGCAGCACCAGCGGGATCGCCTCTTCCGGCCCCTCGCTTGCCGCGGCACCGCCGCCGAAGACCCGGTCCGCGATCGCGGCGGTGGCGGCGGGGTCCTCGACCAGCCGGGACTCGCCCCATTCCTCCAGGAAGGTGGCGATCGCCCCCCGCTCGTCGCCGTCGATCACGAAGCTCAGCCAGCACAGCCCGCGCGGCGTGGCCGCCATCAGCGCGCGCCCGAACGGGCTGTCGTGCAGGCCCCAGCGGACCGTCAGGCTGGCGGCCCCGGCCTTGTAGTCGCCGGGGGTCATCGCCTCGCACGCGACGAACAGGTCGTGAAGGCGGCTGGGACCGGACAGCCCGACCTCCAGCGCGGTGTCCAGCACGCTGCCGTCCGCGTCGAGCAGGCGCTTGGCATGGCCCAGCGTCACGAACTGGGCGAACCGCTTGGGGCTGATCCCGGCCCAGCGCTTGAACACGCGCTGGAAATGGAACGGGCTCATGTTCGCCGCCGCGGCCATGTCCTCCAGCGACGGCTGGTCCTGGTAGCCGTCCACGATCCGGTCGATCGCGGCGGCGATGGCGGCGTAGTGGCTGCGAAGGTCCTGGTCTTCGGTCAGTTCGGCGGCGGTCATCTCATCCTCCCCGGATTGATGGACGGCATATGCCGCCGATTCCGGGGCCGGGCCAACCCGATTCTTGCGGTGCCGGTCAGGCGCCGGGATGGACGCGCCGGCACCGGCCCAGCGCCTCGTTCAGCGCCTTGGCGAAGTCCAGCCGCTCCTCCGGCGACAGGAAGGAGCCGACGGTCAGGGTCTGGCCGTGGCTGGTCAGCGTCACCTGACTCTCGTGCTCGGGCGGATCGTCCATGGTGACCCGCAGCCAATGGGGCTGGAAGGTCCAGGACCGGTCGTCGCCGGTCACGCCGACCCGATGGACCACCAGCTCGCGCTCGGTCAGGCGGACCGTCTCGTATATGCGGGCGCTGCGGTAGCTCCGGCGGAAAGCCCACCAGACCAGCAGGATGTCCAGCCCGAAGAAGCCGAAGACCGGCCAGGCGCCCTGGAGCCAGAAGAACCCGCCGACCGTCAGGCTGATCGCCGTGAAGGCCCCCATGAAGATCGCGAATCCCCGCCGCGACAGGCTCCTGTGCGGGTGCAGGATCGCGTCGAAGAAGATCCGCGGTTCCGCGGCATCGTCATGGGCAATGGCGGTCATGGAACTAGGATATGATGCGTCCGGGGAAATGGTAAAGACCGATCGGTACGGATCGTCCGCCCTTGGCGCGGGGCGGAACCGGGAGATATCCTAGGACCATGAAGCCAGCCGACATCGAAGAATTCTTCCGCCGTCTTGCCGCCGACAACCCGGCGCCCAAGACCGAATTGGAGTTCACCAACCCCTACACCCTGCTGGTCGCCGTGGTGCTGTCCGCCCAGGCGACCGACGTCGGCGTCAACAGGGCGACGGGCCCGCTGTTCCAGGTCGTCCAGACGCCGCGGCAGATGCTCGACCTGGGGGAGGAGAAGCTTCGCCACCACATCAGGACGATCGGCCTGTTCAACACCAAGGCCAGGAACGTCATGAAGCTGTCGGAGATCCTGGTCGCCCAGCACGGCGGCGAGGTGCCGCGCAAGCGGAAGGAGCTGGAAGCCCTGCCCGGCGTCGGCCGCAAGACCGCCAACGTGGTTCTGAACGTGGCGTTCGGCCAGACCACCATCGCGGTGGACACCCACATCTTCCGCGTCTCCAACCGCACCGGGCTGGCGCGCGGCAAGACACCGGAGGAGGTCGAGCGCAAGCTGGTGCGCTACGTGCCGGCCCGCTGGAAGCCCCACGCCCACCACTGGCTGATCCTGCACGGCCGCTATATCTGCAAGGCCCGCAAGCCGGACTGCCCCGCCTGCGTCGTGCGCGACCTCTGCGCCTTTCCCGACAAGACCACCGAGCGCGACATGCTGGAGGATCCGCCCGTGCCGGTCAGCGCCGGCTGACCGGCAGGATCTTCCGGGCACCGGCAGCTTTTGCCGGGGAGGGGCGGCGTCCCAAAGCCCGCGGGGCGCGGGACGCGCCCCCTCCGCACTTGGCACGCCCCTTGCTGATAGTCCGGGCAGGAGGCCATGCCATGTCCATCGATACCCTGACCGCCACCCGCGCGACGCCCCGGAACTGGGAGACCCCGGTCCCGAACGGAGTCGCCGAGAACGAGATGCCGGATACCGGGGAGGTCGAGATGTCCTTCTGGGACTTCGTCGACATCGTCAATCCGCTCCAGCACATCCCGGTGGTCAACACGGTCTACCGCGAGCTGACCGGCGACACCATCAAGGGCGTGTCGCGGGTGATCGGCGGCGGCCTCTATGGCGGGATCGTCGGCCTGGTCGCCGGCGTCGGCAGCGCCATCATCGCCGAGACCACCGGCAAGGACCCGGGCGAGCACCTGATGGCCATGGTCACCGGGTCCGGCGACGGGGAGCCGGCGGCCGAGGCGCCCCAGGTCGCGTCGGCGGAAACCCCCCGGCCCTCCGCCCCGCCTCCCGGCGAACCGGCTCCCGCCACGGCGGCGGCACCTCCCGCAACCCCGGCCGTCCCGGCCATCCCGCCGGCCATGGCGGAGGCGGCGCCGGCCGGGGAGATCCTGATCCCGGCCGCGGTGATGCCCAACCCGGTTCCCGCCTCCCGCCGGCCGGGCGAGTCCGACTCGAAGTTCTTCGCGGTGCCCAAGCGCGTCGAGGGCCTCCAGCCGAAATCGACGCCGCCGATCGCGACCGGGCCGGGCGCCAACCTGGAGAAGATGCCGGCCCATCGCGCCTCCGCCCAGCTTGCCGCAGCCCAGGCCGCGGAGAAGCCGGCAGCCGCGCCCGCTACTCCCGCCCCCTCCCAGACCTCTAGCTGGCCACCCGGCGGATCGGCCCAGATTCCGCCGGAACTGGTCGCCGACATGATGATGAACGCCTTGGACAAGTACCGCCAGGGCGCCCGCACCGGCACCGCCGCCGCACCAGCCGGCAACTCCCCCGGCGCGGCCCGCGGCAGCTATTGATCGGATCGCCCGCGTCGGATAGGCAAGGGACATGGATATCGAGGTTTCACGGGACGGCGTCCTGACCTGGCCCGGCGGCAGCTTCCGCTGCGCGCTCGGCCGCGGCGGCATCAGCGCCGCCAAGCGCGAGGGCGACGGCGCCACGCCGGTCGGCAGCTTCGCCCTGCGCCGGGTGCTCTACCGCCCGGACCGGCTGGCCGCTCCCGAAACCGCGCTTCCCGTGGCGCCCATCGCTCCGGACGACGGCTGGTGCGACGACCCCGCAGATCCGGACTACAACCGCCCGGTCAAGCTCCCCTTCGCCCCCCGCCACGAGGAGATGTGGCGGGCCGACGGCCTGTACGACGTCGTCGTGGTGATCGGGCACAACGACGACCCCGTCGTCCCCGGCGAGGGCAGCGCCGTCTTCATGCATGTGGCGAAGCCCGATTACGAGCCGACCGCCGGCTGCGTCGCCCTGGCGCTGCCCGACCTGCTGGCCCTCCTGCGCGACTGCCGCCCGGGCGACCGCCTGTCCGTCGCGGGCCCGGTCGCCTGATCCCGACCGAAGGCTGTCCGGCACGGCGAATGCTCATCAACCCCAAGCTGATGCTCAGAATACTTCATCTTCCCTTTATCGTCATGCCCGGACTTGATCCACGGCTGTCCGGCATGGAGATTGCTTACTCTGCGAAAGGATTAATCTTGGGCAGAAACACTCCGTTTTCGTCATGGCCGGACTTGATCCGGCCATCGTTCGCGGGAAGCATCGAAGCCTCCGTGCCTTGAGATCCGCGGGTCAAGCCCGTGGATGACGAACCGGAAGAGAAAACAATCGCTAGAAGCGTTCTCAGTGGTTGATGAGCAAGTGCCGTGCCGGACACCCATGGATCAAGTCCAGCCATCCTATCGCAGGTTTGCGCAAGCGCCGATCCCTGTCCCGTCCTCCCTACTCCTTCGCCGGCCGGGCGCCGAAGATCGCGGTGCCGACGCGGACATGGGTGGCGCCGAAGCGTACCGCCGTCCCGTAGTCGCCGCTCATGCCCATGCTGACCACGGGCAGGCCGTGGCGTTTCGCCAGGTCGGACAGCAGCGCGAAATGCAGGGCGGGCTCCTCGTCCGCCGGCGGGATGCACATCAGTCCGGCGACCGGCAGGCCGTATTCGGTCCGGCAGGTCTCCAGGAAGGCGCCGACCTCCTCCGGCGGGATGCCGGCCTTCTGCGGCTCCGCCCCCGTATTGACCTCGACGTAGCAGGCCGGCCGACGGCCCTGCTTCGCCATCTCCTCGGCCAGCGCCTTGGCCAGCTTCGGCCGGTCCACGGTCTGGATCACGTCGAACAGGGCCACCGCCTCCTTCACCTTGTTGGTCTGGAGCGGGCCGATCAGGTGAAGCTCGATGTCCGGATAGCGTTCGCGCAGGCTCGGGAACTTGGCCTTCGCCTCCTGCACCCTGTTCTCGCCGAACACGCGCTGGCCGGCTTCCAGCGCCGCCTCCAGCTTCTCGACCGGCTGGACCTTGCCGACGGCGACCAGCGTGACGCCGGCGGGATCGCGCCCGGCCTCGCGGGCGGCCTCGGCGATGGCGCTGCGCACGGCCGCCAGATTGGCGGCGACGTCGGAACCGGACTCGGGCATGGGCGTATCGTTGGTCATCATGATCCGTCTTGTCGCGCATCGGGCGGGAAACGGCAAGGCCCAACCCGGATGGCGGCCCCGGCTCCGCTGCCGCCGGAGATGCCGGGATCACGGATGAACGGGATGGGCACGGATACCATTTCCCCCTGGTGGATTCGTCCCCCGGACTGATATTCGATGGGCAAGAAAACGCATCCGTGCCTATCCGTGCCTATCCGTGTCCATCCGTGATCCTGCCGCCCCCGCGAACAAAGGCTTGACCGGATCTCGCCCCCGGGCCGGATCGGACCCGCCAGAGAGGGAGCCCATGTCCGAGACGATCGCCAGCCTGGCCGACATCCTTCACCCGCTGACGCCGGAGGAGTTCTTCCGCGACTATCACGGCCGAAAGCCCCTCCACATTCCCGGTGCCGCCGGCAAGCTGGCCTCGGTCATGGACTGGCGCACGCTGTCGGGGCTGCTCGGCCAGTCCGGCCTGTGGTCGTCCAAGTCGCTCCAGCTCGTGCTCGACACCCGCATCCTCGACGCCCCGGACTATTGCCGGCCGGGCCTGGACCGGGAGGGGCGGGAAGCCATGATGGCCGACCTGGACAAGGTCGGCACCTGGCTGCGGCGCGGCGCTTCCCTGGTGTGCAACGATATCGACAGCCTGACCCCCGGCCTGAAGGCGGTCGCCAACGCGCTGGAGCAGGGCGTCGGCGGCAAGGCGCAGGCCAACCTCTATTGCTCGTGGCGGGCGCACCAGGCGTTCGGCAGCCATTTCGACACCCACGACGTCTATGCCCTGCATGTGGAGGGGCAGAAGACCTGGCGGATCTACCAGCGCCATTTCGAGGACCCGATCGCCCATCCCTTCTTCAAGACCTTGGGGCAGGAGTTCCACGACAAGCACAAGGGTCCCGTCAGCCTGGAGGTCACGCTGAAGCCGGGCGACGTGCTGTACCTGCCGCGCGGCTGGTACCACGACGCGCTGGCCTCGGCCGAGACCGCGATCCACATCGCCTTCGGCCTGACCTCGGTGATCGGGCTCGACCTGATCTCCATGCTGTTCGAGCGGGCGGTGCAGGACCCCGTGTTCCGCCGCACCGTGCCCCGGCCCGACGCGCCGGACGGCGCCATGGCCGAGCATCTGGCGGCGCTGGGCGCCCGGGTCGCGGAGTATGTGCGGGAGCCGGCCGTCGTCCAGCAGTTCGCCGCCTTCATGCGGGGCTACCACTACGACCGGGGCTCGCTCGACCTGCCCGGCGACGCCCTGGCGAAGCGCTGGCGCCGCCGCAACGCCAATCTCAAGGTGACCCGCGGCCCGGCCGGCTGGCAGCTGGGCGACGACCGCCGCGCCGTGCCGATCCCGCCGGGCGCCGAGGGGCCGGTATCCTGGGTCGTCGGCCGCGAGAGCTTCACCGAGACCGAACTGGCCCAGGCGCATCCCGGCCTGAACGAGAAGGCCCGGCGCCAGTTGCTGACCGACTTGTCCAACATGAAGGTGGTCGAAGTGGCGTGATCAGGGATCGGGGTCGATCTTCTTTTTCCTCCTTGCAGCGGTTTTGGAGTTGACTTGACGCAGCCACCGCATGAGAGTGACGTTCATACGATCGTTATAACATGAGGATGCGGCATGCTGACGCTCAAATTCACCCAGGTAGGCAATTCGATCGGCTTGGTCTTCCCGAAGGAAGCGACTTCCCGACTGAAAGTCGAGAAGGGCGACGTCGTCTATCTGACCGAGACGCCGGACGGCTACAAATTGACACCCTATAACCCCGAGTTCGAGGCACAGATGAATGCTGCCGAGAAAATCATGAAAAAGCGGCGGAATGTCTTGCGTCAGCTCGCAAAATAAATGCAACGCATCTGGATTTCGCATGACGTTGTCATTGCCATTCACGAAGCGCAACTTGCGGAACACGGCGGCGCTTCGGGAATAAAAGATATTGCGTTTCTCGAATCAGCACTTGCCCACCCGCTCAACTTCGAGAATTACGGCGAACCGGACATTGCCGATCTTGCGGCCTCATATGCCTGCGGCGTCGCGGGGAATCATCCGTTCGTCGATGGAAACAAGCGAACGGCGTTCGTGGTGATGGAACTTTTCCTGGAGCTGAATGGCCAGGAATTGAAGGCCAGTGATGCGGCGTGTGTCGAAACCATGCTGAAGGTCGCGGCAGGAGAAATGGACCAGGAAGCCATGGCCGCTTGGATAAGGGCGAACCTTTAGGGCTGTCAGGTTCAAGACGACAGAGCCTGCCCAACGAAAACGGGGCGGTGGTTCGCACCACCGCCCCGGTTCCGAAGCCTCCAGGAACTTCCCCTGCCCGCGAGGGCCGGGCGGTTCTTAGAAGTTCAGGCGGGTGCTGACGACCCAGACGTAGCCGTCGGTGCTGACCTTGTTGGCGGCGGCCGTCGCGGCGGCGCTCGTCTTCAGGTCCTCTTCGAGGTACAGCAGGTCGGACTGGATCAGGAAGCCCGGCGCCAGGACATAGGTGCCGCTGATGCCGTAGAGCTCGTAGCTGTCGGCGTAGGTGCCGGGAGCGCGCTTGTAGCCCTCGGAGTCCGAGTAGAAGAGGCCGACGGTGGCCGGACCGGTGGTATAGGTAGCGCCGACGTTCCAGGCGTGCTGGTCGCCGCTATTGGTGCCGACCGGAACGTTGAAGTCATCGGCGTCGATGTAGCTGCCGCCGAACTTGAAGCCGGCATATCCGACTTGGGCGCCGAGCTGCCAAGCCGTGAAGTTCTTCAGGGCGGGGTTTGTGGTAGTGGTCGTTACCGCTGGAAGGTTCACAGGTACCTCAACTCCGTTCACCACAGCCGTTCCGGTCCTCGCGGGAGTCGTAGTCGACGTGAAGGTATTTCCCTTGCCATTGCCGCTGGTGCCGGTGGCGGAGGCGGAGACTGACACGCCGTCGAAGGTGTTGACGTAGTTGATGCCGAACTCCAGGAAGTCGGAGTAGTCCCGCGAGTTCTTGGTGGTAATGACGTTCTGAGCTTCGTCGCCGTTCTCCGGCGCGTAGCTGAAGCCTGCCTGGAAGCCCATGAAGCGCGGGGTCAGGTACATGATCTTGGTCGCGTCGCCGCTGTCCGGCGCCTTGATGGCGGCGCCCCACGGCGTGCGGCCCAGCTCGAAGGTGCCGGTCTTGCCGGCGAAGGAGACGCCGGTGACGGCGAGGAAGTCAATGCCGTCGCCGTCGAGGGCTTCCACGCCGGTCAGCGGGGCGAAGATCGCCAGGGTGTCGGCGGCGCCGTCGAAGTCGCCCAGTTCCAGCCGACCCCAGGAGCCGCCGAGATAGACCGACGCCTCGTCGGTGCCGACACCCGTGGTGCCGGCGGTCGGAACGCCGTTCTGCAACTCGATCTTGGCACCGTACAGCAGGCCGTTGTCGGCCTTGCCGTCGGCACGAACCACGATTTCGGTCTCGAGCTGGAACTCGCGGTCGGTGCCGTTGATCAGGCTGTTGTCGTAGATGGCCGCGAAGAATTCGGTGTAGCCGCCCAGGGTGACCTTGATCTGGGCGTTGGCGGCGGAAGCGAAGCCGGCGACGGCGGCGAGCGCGGTGGTGGCGAGGAGGATGTTCCTCATTGTTTTGACTCCCTCTGGAAACCTTTGAACTACCCAATCTTTCGGGGATGCGATTTTGGATAATCCTTTATGGGTAATCCTTGCAATCCGCTATTACCATCGGCCGTGTAGAAGCGCCCACACTGTGGCGCATTCAACACACGCCGTTTCAGGCCGCCGGCAAAGAAGAACGGCGGCATCCGGGGATGCCGCCGTTCCTGCTTTCGCTGAACCTGTATGGTTGCCGCCGGGATCAGAAGTCCAGGCGGGTGCCGACTACGAAGACGTAGCCGTCGTTGCTGCCCTTGACCGTGGCTCCGCGGGTGCCGGTCAGGACGTCGTCCTCGAAGAAGGTGACTTCGGTCTCCAGGATCATGCCGGGGGCGAGGGCATAGGTGGCACCCACGCTGAAGGCCTGATAGTCGTCGCTGTAGTCGGTCGAACCGCCGTACGCCCCGGTATAGCCTTCGGCATTCAGGTAGCTGGCGGCGACGGCGACGGGGCCGACGGTGTAGCTGGCGCCCACGTGCCATGCGGTCTGGTCGTCGTCGATGGCGCCCGTGGTCGGCAGCAGGAAGTCGCCCGCATCGACGTAGCCGCCGCCGAAGGCGAAGCCGCCGAAGGTGAACTGGGCGCCCAGGTTCCAGGCGGTGAAGTCCTCGACCCCGCTGTTCGTGCCGCTGGACGCGGTGGTCAGGGTGGCGCCGAGCGCCACGCCGAAGCCCCCGAACTCGCCCGTATAGTTGACGCCGAACTCGCCGACGTCCTTGTAGGTGCTGAGCGTCTTGAGCGGGACGACGCGCTGCGCCTCGTCACCGGCTTCCGGCGTGTAGCTGGCACCGGCCTGGAAGCCCGCGATGCGCGGGGTCAGGTACATGATCTTGGTCGAGTCGCCGCTGTTCGGGATATGCATGCCGAAGTTCGGCTGGCCGCCCGCGAAGTCGACATAGTCGCCGTCGATCTGCTCGACGCCGACCACGGGGGCATAGATCTTCAGGGTGTCGGCGGCGCCGTCGAAGTCGCCCAGTTCCAGCCGACCCCAGGTGCCGCCCAGGTAAACCGACGCCTCGTCGGTGCCGACGCCGGTGCCGGGGTTGGGCGTGCTGTTCTGCAACTCGATCTTGGCGCCGTACAGCAGGCCGTTGTCGGCCTTGCCGTCCGCCCGGACGACGATCTCGGTCTCGAGCTGGAACTCCCGGCTGGTGCGATCGGACCCGGTGTCGTCGTCGAAGGTCGCGGCGAAGAACTCGGTGTAGCCGCCAAGGGTGACGGTGACCTGCGCCTGGGCCTGCGCGGCGAACGCGCAGACGGCTGCGGTGGCGGTCGTGGCGAGAAGGAGCTTGCGCATCGGTTTTCCCCGTAATGACTTCTGGTCTATCGACCGTTCGGCCTATTGTTGTGATTTTCGGGGTATGAGTCGCAAATGCTTTCTATCGCGCTGCGGTAGACAACCTGAGACCGTAACAATTTTGCCACTTATGTGGTAATCAGAACGATGGGGAATGTTCGTGGAACTCGGCGGCTGGGTATACATGCTGGCGAACCGGCCTGAGGGTACTTTGTATGTCGGCGTCACTGCCGATCTTGCCCGGCGCGCCTACGAGCACCGTGAACGCACGTCGGATGGTTTCACGAAACGCTACAACATCCAGCGTCTGGTCTGGATCGAGCGGCACGACGACATCGGTAGGGCAATCCAGCGCGAGAAGAACATCAAGCATTGGCCGCGGGCCTGGAAAGTCGCGCTGATCGTCGCCGCGAATCCGGAGTGGAGGGACCTGTACGAGGACTTGATGAAGTGACGGGCGCTTTCCCCACTCCGCCACTGCCCCGCGTCTCTCTCCGCCACTGCCTCCGCTCCCCCTCCCGCTACGGCGCACCCGCTTCCCTCTTCCGTCATGACCGGGCTTGACCCGGTCATCGTCCGGCATGCAGGCGCCTCGCTGCCGCCAGCGGGAGATAGCCGGGTCAAGCCCGGCTATGAGTGCGTCCGTGAGGACGTTTTGTCAGTGTGGTGCAAGTCCGCACCGAAGGAGGTCACGACTTCGAAGCCGAAGGTAACTGCGTCGCCGCGAAGCGGGGTGGGGAGCAACCTGAGGCGAACCGGCGGTCCGTAGGATGACGAACCCGTTTCGGCGGGGTGGCTCGGCGAGCCTGCTCATTCATGGCGAAGCCTGGAACCGACCGTCGGCGCTGAGGTGACTGGGAAAGCGACCGGCGGGACCACCACGTGGGTGGGGGCGGAATGTCGGGACGGCAAGGCGGAGTAAGCGGAGAGACCTGCCGGCGCGGGTGACGGCGGCAGGAGTCAGAGCCTTCATATTACCGCGATGGCGCGGGACCGCCGGAGGGCGGTCGCCGGCGCCGGAGAGGGACGGATAGCAAAACCGGCCCGAGGGAAGGGAGGCAGGAAGTGGAACGGGGAAGGACGGGGATGACGCAAGGAACAGTTCCGGGAGTGCCGGTAACGGCTAAACAAGGGACGGAAGCCCAGGCTCGGGATTGGAGCTGGGTGGAAGCGTCGATCTGGACCGGCCCCATGGTGTCGGCGCTGGGCAACGGCGTCAAAGGAGGCAAATGGTACAGCCTGATCGACAAAGCGATCCGGCCGGCGACCCTGGAGTGCGCGTGGCGGCGTGTCGCGCGTAACAAGGGGGCGGCGGGCGTGGACGGGCAGAGCATCGCCCGGTTCACGCTCCAGGCGGATCGGTACCTGCGGGAATTGCACGAGGACCTGAACAGCGGCAGCTACCGGCCAAGCCCGGTCCGGCGCGTGGAGATCC contains:
- a CDS encoding cupin domain-containing protein, whose translation is MSETIASLADILHPLTPEEFFRDYHGRKPLHIPGAAGKLASVMDWRTLSGLLGQSGLWSSKSLQLVLDTRILDAPDYCRPGLDREGREAMMADLDKVGTWLRRGASLVCNDIDSLTPGLKAVANALEQGVGGKAQANLYCSWRAHQAFGSHFDTHDVYALHVEGQKTWRIYQRHFEDPIAHPFFKTLGQEFHDKHKGPVSLEVTLKPGDVLYLPRGWYHDALASAETAIHIAFGLTSVIGLDLISMLFERAVQDPVFRRTVPRPDAPDGAMAEHLAALGARVAEYVREPAVVQQFAAFMRGYHYDRGSLDLPGDALAKRWRRRNANLKVTRGPAGWQLGDDRRAVPIPPGAEGPVSWVVGRESFTETELAQAHPGLNEKARRQLLTDLSNMKVVEVA
- a CDS encoding transcriptional regulator, with product MLTLKFTQVGNSIGLVFPKEATSRLKVEKGDVVYLTETPDGYKLTPYNPEFEAQMNAAEKIMKKRRNVLRQLAK
- a CDS encoding type II toxin-antitoxin system death-on-curing family toxin produces the protein MQRIWISHDVVIAIHEAQLAEHGGASGIKDIAFLESALAHPLNFENYGEPDIADLAASYACGVAGNHPFVDGNKRTAFVVMELFLELNGQELKASDAACVETMLKVAAGEMDQEAMAAWIRANL
- a CDS encoding porin, which translates into the protein MRNILLATTALAAVAGFASAANAQIKVTLGGYTEFFAAIYDNSLINGTDREFQLETEIVVRADGKADNGLLYGAKIELQNGVPTAGTTGVGTDEASVYLGGSWGRLELGDFDGAADTLAIFAPLTGVEALDGDGIDFLAVTGVSFAGKTGTFELGRTPWGAAIKAPDSGDATKIMYLTPRFMGFQAGFSYAPENGDEAQNVITTKNSRDYSDFLEFGINYVNTFDGVSVSASATGTSGNGKGNTFTSTTTPARTGTAVVNGVEVPVNLPAVTTTTTNPALKNFTAWQLGAQVGYAGFKFGGSYIDADDFNVPVGTNSGDQHAWNVGATYTTGPATVGLFYSDSEGYKRAPGTYADSYELYGISGTYVLAPGFLIQSDLLYLEEDLKTSAAATAAANKVSTDGYVWVVSTRLNF
- a CDS encoding porin encodes the protein MRKLLLATTATAAVCAFAAQAQAQVTVTLGGYTEFFAATFDDDTGSDRTSREFQLETEIVVRADGKADNGLLYGAKIELQNSTPNPGTGVGTDEASVYLGGTWGRLELGDFDGAADTLKIYAPVVGVEQIDGDYVDFAGGQPNFGMHIPNSGDSTKIMYLTPRIAGFQAGASYTPEAGDEAQRVVPLKTLSTYKDVGEFGVNYTGEFGGFGVALGATLTTASSGTNSGVEDFTAWNLGAQFTFGGFAFGGGYVDAGDFLLPTTGAIDDDQTAWHVGASYTVGPVAVAASYLNAEGYTGAYGGSTDYSDDYQAFSVGATYALAPGMILETEVTFFEDDVLTGTRGATVKGSNDGYVFVVGTRLDF
- a CDS encoding GIY-YIG nuclease family protein; translation: MFVELGGWVYMLANRPEGTLYVGVTADLARRAYEHRERTSDGFTKRYNIQRLVWIERHDDIGRAIQREKNIKHWPRAWKVALIVAANPEWRDLYEDLMK